Proteins encoded within one genomic window of Acinetobacter sp. YWS30-1:
- the rseP gene encoding RIP metalloprotease RseP, with the protein MNALFIIAAAILLLGPLIAIHEFGHYIVARKLGVKVLVYSIGFGPTLLKWTSKKSGIQYQLSALPLGGYVKMLDEREGSVAEEDLPKAFNRQHPWKRIAIVAAGPLINLLLAVVLFWVLFLPAQEQLNTRVGKVLPNTPAAAVQMQPGDKIVAVDGTQVETWEKLSYALVDRVGETGVVSIQADRAGENKIFQLPIQDFLKDQSQSPLDTLGFLPYRPEIPAVVSKLSEDGAAIRQGLKEGDKILAIDGVQMKDWFDVVQVVQASPEKLLKIDVLRGNQVVHLQVMPQGKRDNMGNVTGMLGVQSDPGKVTIPAEYKQTIHYTPVEAMVMAFDKTAHLSSMILNSIVKMVRGLIGLDNLSGPITIAKVAGQSAEMGWETFISFMALMSVSLGILNLLPIPMLDGGHLVYYFIELIRGKPVSEQIQLVGLKIGMVLLGSMMLLALFNDFMRL; encoded by the coding sequence ATGAACGCCTTGTTTATTATTGCAGCCGCAATCCTATTACTCGGTCCCTTAATTGCGATTCACGAGTTTGGTCACTACATTGTGGCACGTAAACTGGGCGTTAAAGTACTGGTCTATTCCATTGGTTTTGGACCAACCCTTCTAAAGTGGACTTCCAAAAAATCCGGTATCCAATATCAGCTTTCAGCTTTGCCTTTGGGTGGTTATGTCAAAATGCTGGACGAGCGTGAAGGCAGTGTGGCAGAAGAAGACTTGCCTAAAGCCTTTAACCGTCAGCATCCCTGGAAACGTATTGCCATCGTTGCTGCGGGTCCTCTCATTAACCTGCTTTTAGCTGTTGTCCTGTTTTGGGTACTTTTTTTACCTGCACAGGAACAGCTGAATACTCGTGTAGGTAAGGTCTTACCAAACACACCTGCAGCCGCGGTACAGATGCAGCCGGGCGACAAGATTGTCGCTGTAGATGGTACACAAGTCGAAACTTGGGAAAAACTGAGTTATGCCTTGGTGGATCGTGTGGGTGAAACTGGTGTGGTCTCGATTCAGGCGGACCGTGCGGGTGAAAACAAGATATTCCAGTTACCAATTCAGGACTTTCTTAAAGATCAAAGTCAGTCACCTCTTGATACATTAGGTTTCTTGCCATATCGTCCGGAAATTCCGGCTGTGGTGAGCAAACTGAGTGAAGATGGTGCAGCCATTCGTCAGGGGCTTAAAGAAGGTGACAAGATTCTGGCCATTGATGGTGTACAGATGAAAGACTGGTTCGATGTGGTACAAGTGGTACAGGCATCACCAGAAAAATTACTTAAGATAGATGTATTACGTGGTAATCAGGTCGTGCATCTTCAGGTCATGCCGCAAGGCAAACGTGACAATATGGGGAATGTAACCGGTATGCTCGGAGTTCAAAGCGATCCGGGCAAGGTGACAATTCCTGCTGAATATAAACAGACGATTCACTATACGCCTGTTGAGGCGATGGTGATGGCCTTTGACAAGACAGCACATCTGTCTTCAATGATTCTGAACTCGATCGTCAAAATGGTACGTGGTCTGATTGGTCTGGATAATCTTTCTGGCCCGATTACCATTGCCAAAGTGGCGGGACAAAGCGCGGAAATGGGTTGGGAAACTTTTATTTCCTTTATGGCGCTAATGAGTGTAAGTTTAGGGATATTAAACTTATTGCCAATCCCAATGCTTGATGGCGGACATCTGGTTTATTATTTTATCGAATTAATTCGTGGTAAACCTGTTTCTGAACAAATACAATTGGTTGGATTAAAAATTGGTATGGTACTGCTCGGCAGTATGATGCTTTTGGCATTATTTAATGACTTTATGCGTTTATAA
- the frr gene encoding ribosome recycling factor: protein MINDLKKDAEERMNKSLDSLEHGFAKVRTGRAHPSILNGVMVPYYGSDVPLNQVANVGVEDSRTLLVQPFERSMVAAIDKAIRESDLGLNPITADAIRVPMAALTEETRRDMQKVARNEAENAKVAIRNIRRDVLGDIKALLKEKEISEDDERRASDEIQKITDKFVAEVDKRLAAKEAELMKV from the coding sequence ATGATTAACGATCTTAAAAAAGACGCAGAAGAGCGTATGAACAAGTCTCTTGACTCGTTAGAACATGGTTTCGCTAAAGTTCGTACCGGACGTGCGCATCCATCAATTTTGAACGGCGTCATGGTTCCTTACTACGGCTCTGATGTGCCATTGAATCAGGTTGCAAACGTAGGCGTGGAAGATTCACGTACATTGCTGGTTCAACCATTTGAACGTTCAATGGTTGCTGCGATTGATAAGGCGATCCGTGAGTCTGATCTTGGTTTGAACCCGATTACTGCTGACGCGATCCGTGTACCAATGGCCGCATTGACTGAAGAAACTCGTCGTGACATGCAGAAAGTTGCACGTAACGAAGCTGAAAATGCCAAAGTTGCGATCCGTAACATCCGTCGTGATGTATTGGGTGACATCAAAGCATTGTTGAAAGAAAAAGAAATTTCTGAAGATGATGAACGTCGTGCATCTGACGAAATTCAGAAAATCACAGACAAATTTGTTGCTGAAGTTGACAAGCGCTTGGCTGCGAAAGAAGCTGAATTGATGAAGGTCTAA
- the bamA gene encoding outer membrane protein assembly factor BamA: protein MAVAQQVYAAEDFIVQDIKFDGLVRLTPENVYGLVPINSGDRVNDPIIANAIRSLYASGLFDDIKAVQQGNTLVFQVVERPVISKIELKGNKLIPKEALEEGLKKMGLAEGEVLKKSALQTVETELEQQYMQQGRYDADITVTTTPRPNNRVEVLIDFVEGKAAKVFDINIIGNTVFKESDIKQAFAVKESGWSSVISRNDRYAREKMAASLEALRAMYLNRGYINFNITNSSLNLSEDKKNVFIEVSVNEGEQFKFGQTKFLGDALYKPEELQALQLYKEGDTYSQERVNAVKQLLLRKYGNAGYYYAEVNVVPQINNETKQVDLNYYINPGQQVTVRRINFTGNSKTADEVLRREMRQMESALASNEKIDLSKVRLERTGFFKTVDIKPVRIPGSPDQIDLNVAVEEQHSGTSTLAVGFSQSGGVTFQAGLSQTNFLGTGNSVSIDLSRSETQDYYNLSVMDPYFTIDGVRRGYNLYYRKTKLDDNYNVNNYVTDSFGGGINFGYPIDENQSVSLGLNIDQTEVTTGPYVSTYVRDYLLANGGKPKGEGQYCSSNIIKSQWDIDRERDPSLPRPTNPPEGYFDLLCRDQGNGDIGFTSFDDKFGGEFLTYNLNLGWSYNTLNRPMFPTTGMSHRVNAEIALPGSDVEYQKLTYDAQAFFPLGKDFVLRGYGRLGYGNDLPFYKNFYAGGYGSVRGYENSTLGPKYPGVTYNESRKKDFDPEEVGGNALVQFGTELVLPVPFKGDWARQVRPVLFAEGAQVFDTQCDVPSGKLYLTGDINDLGINAKQYCKDNFGFDAGNMRYSVGAGFTWITMIGPLSLSYAYPLNDKDGDETQNIQFEIGRTF from the coding sequence ATGGCAGTAGCACAACAAGTATATGCGGCAGAAGACTTCATTGTACAAGATATAAAATTTGATGGATTGGTACGTTTAACTCCTGAAAATGTGTACGGCTTGGTGCCAATCAACAGTGGTGACCGGGTGAATGATCCGATCATTGCCAATGCGATTCGTAGCCTGTATGCATCTGGACTATTTGATGACATCAAAGCCGTTCAACAGGGCAATACCTTGGTATTCCAGGTCGTAGAACGTCCGGTAATTTCGAAAATTGAGCTGAAAGGCAATAAGCTGATTCCAAAGGAAGCGCTGGAAGAAGGCCTGAAAAAAATGGGTCTGGCTGAAGGTGAGGTACTGAAGAAATCTGCACTGCAAACAGTCGAAACCGAGCTGGAACAGCAATATATGCAGCAAGGTCGTTATGATGCCGATATTACGGTAACAACGACACCGCGACCAAATAACCGCGTTGAAGTGCTGATTGATTTTGTTGAAGGTAAAGCCGCTAAAGTTTTTGATATCAATATTATCGGTAATACTGTCTTTAAAGAATCAGATATCAAACAGGCATTCGCTGTTAAAGAAAGTGGCTGGAGCTCGGTCATTTCGCGTAATGACCGTTATGCACGTGAAAAAATGGCTGCGAGTTTGGAAGCTTTACGTGCGATGTATCTGAACCGCGGTTACATCAACTTCAATATTACCAATTCAAGTCTGAATTTGAGTGAAGATAAAAAGAATGTCTTTATTGAAGTTTCAGTCAATGAAGGCGAACAGTTTAAGTTTGGACAAACCAAATTCCTGGGTGATGCGCTTTATAAACCTGAAGAGCTACAAGCTTTGCAATTGTATAAAGAAGGCGACACATACTCTCAGGAACGAGTGAATGCGGTCAAGCAGCTATTGCTACGTAAATATGGTAATGCTGGTTATTACTATGCTGAAGTAAATGTTGTACCTCAAATCAATAACGAAACTAAACAGGTTGACCTGAACTATTATATTAACCCAGGTCAACAAGTCACTGTGCGTCGGATCAACTTCACAGGTAATTCTAAAACTGCCGATGAGGTATTACGTCGTGAAATGCGCCAGATGGAAAGTGCGCTGGCAAGCAATGAGAAGATTGACCTGTCTAAAGTACGTTTAGAACGTACTGGTTTCTTCAAAACAGTTGATATCAAACCTGTTCGTATTCCGGGATCACCAGATCAGATTGATTTGAATGTGGCAGTTGAAGAGCAGCATTCAGGTACAAGTACTCTAGCTGTTGGTTTCTCTCAAAGTGGTGGTGTAACGTTCCAGGCTGGTCTAAGTCAGACTAACTTCCTGGGTACAGGGAACAGCGTTTCGATTGATCTGTCACGTTCCGAAACTCAAGATTATTATAACTTGAGTGTAATGGACCCGTACTTCACGATTGATGGTGTACGGCGCGGTTATAATCTTTACTACCGTAAAACAAAGCTTGATGATAATTACAACGTAAATAATTATGTTACAGACAGTTTTGGTGGTGGTATTAATTTTGGTTATCCAATTGATGAGAACCAAAGTGTAAGCCTAGGTCTGAATATAGATCAGACTGAAGTGACCACAGGGCCATACGTATCTACATATGTACGTGACTATTTACTGGCAAATGGTGGTAAACCTAAAGGTGAAGGGCAATATTGTTCAAGTAATATTATAAAATCTCAATGGGATATTGATAGAGAAAGAGACCCGTCACTACCACGACCTACAAACCCACCTGAAGGTTATTTTGATCTTCTTTGCCGAGATCAAGGTAATGGAGATATTGGTTTTACATCATTCGATGATAAGTTCGGTGGGGAATTTTTAACTTATAATTTAAATTTAGGTTGGTCTTATAACACCTTGAACCGTCCAATGTTCCCGACTACAGGTATGTCACATCGTGTCAATGCAGAAATTGCCTTGCCAGGTAGTGATGTGGAATATCAAAAACTCACTTATGATGCACAAGCTTTCTTCCCATTAGGCAAAGATTTTGTTTTGCGTGGTTATGGTCGTTTAGGTTATGGTAATGACCTGCCTTTCTACAAGAACTTCTATGCCGGTGGTTATGGTTCAGTACGTGGTTATGAAAATAGTACACTTGGACCTAAATATCCTGGAGTAACTTATAATGAATCACGTAAAAAAGATTTTGATCCAGAAGAGGTAGGTGGTAACGCTTTAGTCCAGTTTGGTACTGAATTAGTCCTTCCTGTACCATTTAAAGGGGATTGGGCACGTCAGGTTCGTCCGGTACTCTTTGCTGAAGGAGCTCAAGTATTTGATACCCAATGTGATGTACCATCTGGAAAATTATATTTAACGGGTGATATTAATGATCTGGGTATCAATGCAAAACAATACTGTAAAGATAACTTTGGTTTCGATGCAGGCAATATGCGTTATAGCGTAGGTGCTGGTTTCACCTGGATTACCATGATTGGTCCATTATCACTAAGCTATGCATACCCGTTGAATGATAAAGACGGTGATGAAACTCAAAATATTCAGTTTGAAATTGGGCGTACTTTCTAA
- the ispC gene encoding 1-deoxy-D-xylulose-5-phosphate reductoisomerase: MSQAVCILGATGSIGQSTLKILQQHPEAYSVFAVTAQSRITELAEICQQYRPKVAVVPANKVDELSQLLQVQGLSDIEILQNEAGLISVAEHADVDIVMAAIVGAAGLLSTLAAVKAGKRVLLANKEALVMSGDIMMQAARDYGALLLPVDSEHNAIFQCLPQNYFDAERNGQPKLGVHQILLTASGGPFLNYSLEQLHDVTPAQACKHPNWSMGQKISVDSATLMNKGLELIEACHLFAVQEQFVTVVVHPQSIIHSMVQYVDGSTLAQMGNPDMGTPIAHALAWPQRISTHIPALDLFKHSQLNFQEPDVVRFPALKLARQAMKSGGIAPTILNAANEIAVAAFLNQQIRFTQIPQVVETVLNQMDNQPAHDLDTILHADHTARGLSQQYVVNKGS; this comes from the coding sequence ATGTCACAAGCTGTTTGTATACTGGGTGCTACAGGTTCAATTGGTCAAAGTACTTTAAAAATTTTGCAGCAACATCCTGAAGCTTACTCGGTTTTCGCTGTGACAGCGCAAAGTCGTATTACTGAGCTGGCAGAAATCTGTCAGCAGTATCGTCCTAAAGTGGCGGTAGTACCTGCAAATAAAGTCGATGAACTTTCTCAGTTGCTACAAGTGCAGGGCTTATCAGATATCGAAATTCTTCAGAACGAAGCGGGCTTAATTTCAGTCGCAGAGCATGCGGATGTTGATATCGTGATGGCAGCAATTGTCGGGGCGGCAGGTCTGCTTTCTACATTGGCTGCAGTCAAAGCGGGTAAGCGTGTCCTATTGGCCAATAAAGAAGCCTTGGTCATGTCTGGTGACATCATGATGCAAGCCGCGCGAGATTATGGTGCACTCTTGTTGCCAGTCGACTCTGAACATAATGCTATTTTCCAGTGCCTGCCTCAAAACTACTTTGATGCCGAACGCAATGGTCAACCTAAGCTCGGTGTTCATCAGATTTTACTGACTGCTTCTGGCGGTCCATTCCTGAACTATTCTCTTGAACAATTGCATGATGTGACACCTGCCCAAGCCTGCAAACATCCAAACTGGTCAATGGGGCAAAAGATTTCCGTAGATTCAGCTACTTTAATGAATAAAGGGCTGGAACTTATCGAAGCGTGTCATTTGTTTGCAGTTCAAGAACAATTTGTTACAGTTGTTGTGCATCCACAGAGTATTATTCATTCCATGGTGCAATATGTGGACGGGTCGACATTGGCACAAATGGGTAACCCGGATATGGGCACGCCAATTGCACATGCTTTGGCATGGCCACAACGGATCAGTACCCATATCCCGGCTCTGGATTTGTTTAAGCATTCACAACTGAATTTTCAGGAACCGGATGTGGTTCGTTTTCCGGCACTGAAATTAGCGCGTCAAGCCATGAAGAGTGGTGGAATTGCGCCTACAATTTTGAATGCGGCCAATGAAATTGCAGTTGCTGCATTTTTAAATCAGCAAATCAGATTTACCCAAATTCCTCAGGTGGTTGAAACTGTCCTGAACCAGATGGACAATCAACCAGCACACGATCTGGATACTATCCTGCATGCAGATCACACAGCACGAGGTTTATCACAGCAATATGTTGTGAATAAAGGAAGTTAA
- a CDS encoding phosphatidate cytidylyltransferase: MFERIITALVLVAVVLSCMFATKSQYPMFALMVVAAGVAGYEWFKLMPRKCKNVIKPVAWGYGLLTAALSALALYYWDVALLLWSASILTWLLSIYWVKTYPDYDGWYNVSLHGIGIVLVSAAVTAIFSVWLNSPWWLMYLFLLVWGADSGAYFVGRKFGKKKLAPNVSPNKSVEGLYGGILTSMLIVVVVASLYLDMTWPELCLFLILSVITVFSSVLGDLFESMIKRRAGIKDSGRILPGHGGVLDRIDSLLAAAPIFATGIYVLKLIGVDL, encoded by the coding sequence ATGTTTGAGCGGATTATAACCGCATTGGTGCTGGTTGCAGTCGTACTGAGCTGTATGTTTGCGACCAAATCACAATATCCAATGTTCGCATTGATGGTTGTGGCTGCCGGGGTGGCAGGCTATGAGTGGTTTAAACTCATGCCACGAAAATGTAAAAATGTAATCAAGCCAGTGGCGTGGGGCTATGGTCTGTTGACTGCAGCCTTATCTGCACTGGCTTTATACTATTGGGATGTGGCTTTATTATTATGGTCTGCATCTATCCTGACCTGGTTGCTGAGTATCTACTGGGTTAAAACCTATCCTGATTATGATGGCTGGTACAATGTCAGCTTGCACGGCATCGGGATTGTACTGGTTTCTGCTGCTGTTACAGCAATCTTCTCGGTTTGGCTAAACTCCCCATGGTGGTTGATGTACCTGTTTCTGCTGGTATGGGGTGCAGACAGTGGCGCTTACTTTGTTGGACGCAAATTCGGCAAGAAAAAACTCGCACCAAATGTCAGCCCAAACAAGTCGGTAGAAGGTCTATACGGCGGTATTCTTACCTCCATGCTCATCGTGGTTGTCGTCGCTTCACTTTATCTGGATATGACCTGGCCAGAGCTATGTCTGTTCCTGATCCTTTCTGTTATTACCGTGTTTAGTTCAGTGCTAGGTGACTTGTTTGAATCCATGATCAAGCGTCGTGCTGGAATCAAGGATTCGGGCCGTATTTTGCCGGGTCATGGTGGTGTACTAGATCGTATTGATTCTTTGCTTGCTGCAGCTCCTATCTTTGCAACAGGCATATATGTTTTAAAACTTATTGGCGTAGATTTATAA
- the uppS gene encoding polyprenyl diphosphate synthase — protein MTASEENSRLPKHVAIIMDGNNRFAKKNQMQKGDGHREGKTVLDPIVEHCRKRNIQALTVFAFSSENWNRPQYEVDLLMKLLEDTIHEQLPRMQKFNIALRFIGDRSRLSPELQALMLQAEQRTANFDSMTLTIAISYGGMWDMAQAAKQIAADVLTNKLDLEAIDTDVFGQYVSLSDLPPVDLLIRTGGDFRLSNFLLWQAAYAELYFTETLWPEFTVEEFDDALAVFGGRERRFGKTSEQILQERLEN, from the coding sequence ATGACCGCTTCTGAAGAAAATTCCCGTCTTCCAAAACATGTTGCCATCATCATGGATGGCAACAATCGTTTTGCCAAAAAAAATCAGATGCAGAAAGGCGATGGACACCGTGAAGGAAAAACGGTTCTAGACCCGATTGTTGAACATTGTAGAAAAAGAAATATCCAGGCTTTAACGGTCTTTGCATTCTCCAGCGAAAACTGGAACCGTCCCCAATATGAGGTCGACTTACTCATGAAGTTGTTGGAAGACACGATTCATGAACAGTTGCCACGTATGCAAAAATTTAATATTGCTTTACGTTTTATTGGTGATCGGTCGCGTTTATCTCCTGAACTGCAAGCATTGATGTTGCAAGCAGAACAAAGGACTGCTAATTTCGATAGTATGACGCTTACTATTGCAATCAGCTATGGTGGAATGTGGGACATGGCACAAGCTGCAAAGCAGATTGCTGCGGATGTTTTAACAAATAAATTAGATCTTGAAGCAATTGATACTGATGTGTTCGGTCAATATGTCAGTTTGAGTGACTTGCCGCCTGTTGATCTGCTGATTCGTACCGGTGGAGATTTCCGCCTGTCCAATTTCCTGCTCTGGCAGGCAGCATATGCAGAGCTGTATTTTACTGAGACCTTATGGCCAGAATTTACCGTAGAGGAATTCGATGACGCACTTGCTGTATTTGGCGGGCGCGAACGTCGTTTCGGTAAAACATCAGAGCAGATTCTTCAAGAAAGACTTGAGAATTAA
- the pyrH gene encoding UMP kinase, which translates to MLDSKKPRFGRILLKLSGEALAGNKDMGIDAQVLDQMSLSIAHLVGLGVQVGIVVGGGNLYRGSQLQKDGLVGRVTGDQMGMLATVMNGLALRDALVRRNIKTRLMSALPIGAVVESYSSRDAIRHLTQGEVCVFVAGTGNPFFTTDTAACLRGIEIESDLILKATKVDGVYNKDPSKYEDAVKYDTLTFDQVLDEKLGVMDLTAICLCRDHNVPLQVFDMNKSGALLSVVMGEKEGTHVTN; encoded by the coding sequence ATGTTGGATTCTAAAAAGCCACGATTTGGTCGCATCCTGCTAAAGCTATCTGGTGAAGCACTGGCAGGGAACAAAGACATGGGTATCGATGCACAAGTGCTCGATCAGATGTCACTTTCTATTGCGCATCTCGTGGGTTTGGGTGTACAAGTCGGTATCGTCGTGGGCGGTGGTAACCTGTACCGTGGTAGCCAGTTGCAAAAAGATGGTCTGGTAGGTCGTGTAACCGGTGACCAGATGGGTATGCTGGCAACTGTCATGAACGGTCTGGCATTACGTGATGCTTTGGTACGCCGTAATATCAAAACCCGTTTGATGTCTGCATTACCGATTGGTGCAGTGGTTGAATCTTATTCTAGCCGTGATGCGATTCGTCATCTGACTCAAGGTGAAGTGTGCGTATTTGTAGCGGGTACAGGTAATCCGTTCTTTACTACGGATACAGCAGCTTGTTTGCGTGGTATCGAGATTGAATCTGACCTGATCCTGAAAGCTACTAAGGTTGATGGTGTTTACAACAAAGATCCAAGCAAATACGAAGATGCCGTGAAATACGACACATTGACATTTGATCAGGTGTTGGACGAGAAGTTGGGCGTCATGGATTTAACTGCGATCTGCTTATGTCGTGACCACAATGTGCCACTTCAAGTATTTGACATGAACAAATCTGGCGCATTGCTTTCAGTGGTGATGGGTGAAAAAGAAGGAACTCACGTCACCAATTAA